A window from Limanda limanda chromosome 14, fLimLim1.1, whole genome shotgun sequence encodes these proteins:
- the LOC133019205 gene encoding trafficking regulator of GLUT4 1-like isoform X1, with amino-acid sequence MAINTDAAFGKSALGEREVSNPTDFQDTEKLLGAPPTEPSGQSNVKSCDSFSLNIRGSMRSLDSEQVGHRSPVKSGSVGHLAAPPRSTSRLSLGPLPTPVPPGSVPPTYLWLAVLSCFCPAVPLNVCALWYANVSRSVLTSGDVEGARKYGRLSMLFSCLAILLGVAVIFFIVFTIGMKK; translated from the exons ATGGCGATCAACACTGATGCCGCCTTCGGGAAAAGTGCCCTGGGCGAGAGGGAAGTTTCGAACCCCACCGACTTCCAGGACACGGAGAAGCTGCTGGGCGCCCCCCCCACCGAGCCCAGCGGGCAGAGCAACGTCAAGTCCTGCGACTCCTTCTCCCTGAACATCCGAGGGAGCATGCGGTCCCTGGACTCGGAGCAGGTCGGACACAGGTCGCCGGTGAAGTCGGGCTCCGTGGGGCATCTGGCGGCCCCACCCCGGTCCACGTCCCGGCTGAGCCTGGGCCCGCTGCCCACCCCGGTGCCGCCCGGGTCGGTGCCCCCCACCTACCTCTGGCTGGCCGTGCTGTCCTGCTTCTGTCCCGCGGTGCCACTCAACGTGTGCGCCCTGTGGTACGCCAATGTG TCCAGGTCTGTTCTCACTAGTGGGGATGTTGAAGGAGCCAGGAAATATGGGCGTCTGTCTATGCTGTTCAGCTGTCTGGCAATTCTGCTGGGTGTGGCTGTCATCTTCTTCATAGTGTTTACAATAggtatgaaaaaataa
- the LOC133019205 gene encoding trafficking regulator of GLUT4 1-like isoform X2: MAINTDAAFGKSALGEREVSNPTDFQDTEKLLGAPPTEPSGQSNVKSCDSFSLNIRGSMRSLDSEQVGHRSPVKSGSVGHLAAPPRSTSRLSLGPLPTPVPPGSVPPTYLWLAVLSCFCPAVPLNVCALWYANVSRSVLTSGDVEGARKYGRLSMLFSCLAILLGVAVIFFIVFTIERQ; the protein is encoded by the exons ATGGCGATCAACACTGATGCCGCCTTCGGGAAAAGTGCCCTGGGCGAGAGGGAAGTTTCGAACCCCACCGACTTCCAGGACACGGAGAAGCTGCTGGGCGCCCCCCCCACCGAGCCCAGCGGGCAGAGCAACGTCAAGTCCTGCGACTCCTTCTCCCTGAACATCCGAGGGAGCATGCGGTCCCTGGACTCGGAGCAGGTCGGACACAGGTCGCCGGTGAAGTCGGGCTCCGTGGGGCATCTGGCGGCCCCACCCCGGTCCACGTCCCGGCTGAGCCTGGGCCCGCTGCCCACCCCGGTGCCGCCCGGGTCGGTGCCCCCCACCTACCTCTGGCTGGCCGTGCTGTCCTGCTTCTGTCCCGCGGTGCCACTCAACGTGTGCGCCCTGTGGTACGCCAATGTG TCCAGGTCTGTTCTCACTAGTGGGGATGTTGAAGGAGCCAGGAAATATGGGCGTCTGTCTATGCTGTTCAGCTGTCTGGCAATTCTGCTGGGTGTGGCTGTCATCTTCTTCATAGTGTTTACAATAg AGCGCCAGTAG